A region of Theileria annulata chromosome 2, complete sequence, *** SEQUENCING IN PROGRESS *** DNA encodes the following proteins:
- a CDS encoding ATP synthase delta chain, mitochondrial (ATP synthase delta chain, mitochondrial, PF02823 ATP synthase, Delta/Epsilon chain, beta-sandwich domain): MIRITRFLRFASNTYSNKDLVFSLLSSHESLYNKVPVKNLTVPGYDGYFTVTPGHSPMLSTLKPGVVSFSLKDSNEVHKFFISSGFFVYRQSDDSHTADVMGVEIVPLDQLDKERATSVLQEVLSETQGDSSQWAKVKTFLTQDLCSSVIKALQ, translated from the exons ATGATTAGAATCACAAGATTCTTGAGGTTCGCCTCAAATACCTATTCTAATAAGGATTTAGTATTTTCATTGTTGTCGTCTCACGAATCATTGTATAATAAGGTTCCAGTAAAAAACCTTACAGTTCCag GATATGATGGCTATTTTACTGTCACCCCTGGCCATTCCCCAATGCTTTCAACACTAAAACCTGGCGTTGTTTCATTTTCTCTCAAGGATTCCAATGAAgttcataaattttttatttcgAGCGGCTTTTTCGTCTACAGACA ATCTGACGATTCACACACTGCCGACGTTATGGGTGTGGAAATTGTGCCTCTAGACCAACTTGATAAAGAACGTGCTACTTCAGTTCTACAGGAAGTTTTATCTGAGACTCAAGGAGACTCGAGTCAGTGGGCTAAGGTCAAAACGTTCCTAAC gCAAGATTTATGCTCGTCTGTAATTAAAGCGttacaataa
- a CDS encoding uncharacterized protein (Possible signal peptide present;~1 probable transmembrane helix predicted for TA12165 by TMHMM2.0 at aa 123-145;~Signal peptide predicted for TA12165 by SignalP 2.0 HMM (Signal peptide probability 0.728, signal anchor probability 0.186) with cleavage site probability 0.677 between residues 25 and 26): MGLEKCFKTVICYMLLFLPLIKVDASNLNTRGNYNLDILHLCIGLKASQLEVCNLIELVDDIQIYGLNCKVEDCKKSCCSNIKKCYKDNFSYSARINCVSGWLNHDFGKCCKIKNKKNNKSKVLYVSGGLGLLVATSGLFMLTYNQKSPKGHGSEETQENVHLMEYEENSPHLNVNQIMATDEDDVFWQG; this comes from the exons ATGGGTTTGGAGAAGTGTTTTAAAACAGTAATTTGTTACATGCTGTTGTTCCTTCCATTGATAAAAGTAGATGCGAGCAATTTAAATACTCGTGGAAATTATAACCTAGATATTCTACACTTGTGTATTGGACTGAAAGCTTCACAATTGGAAGTATGTAATCTAATTGAGTTGGTGGACGATATTCAAATCTATGGTTTGAACTGTAAGGTAGAAGATTGCAAAAAGAGTTGTTgttcaaatattaaaaagtgttataaagataatttttcatataGTGCGAGAATAAACTGTGTTTCGGGATGGTTAAATCATGATTTTGGAAAATGttgtaaaattaagaataaaaagaaCAACAAAA GTAAAGTTTTATATGTGTCGGGGGGACTGGGATTGTTGGTTGCTACATCTGGATTATTCATGTTAACATATAATCA aaaatcaCCCAAAGGACATGGATCCGAAGAGACTCAGGAGAATGTGCATCTCATGGaatatgaagaaaattCTCCACACCTGAATGTGAATCAAATAATGGCAACTGATGAGGACGACGTTTTTTGGCAGGGATAG